From one Gammaproteobacteria bacterium genomic stretch:
- a CDS encoding thioesterase family protein, translated as MSDAISSYTKEFHVRWADCDFNGHMRHSAFNDYGAHIRVSMFSEFGLPIEKLMHERMGPVLFREETRFYKELRLNEKFTVDCEIISMRRNGKIWSMHHHFYNVNNDLAAEITVEGAWMDLDKRKVVTPPADYMEFINKFPRGKEFVWLDNSQDNRES; from the coding sequence ATGAGTGATGCTATCTCATCCTATACAAAGGAATTTCACGTGCGATGGGCAGATTGCGACTTTAATGGTCATATGCGTCATTCCGCATTCAATGACTATGGGGCGCATATTCGAGTGTCAATGTTCAGCGAGTTCGGATTACCCATTGAAAAATTAATGCATGAACGAATGGGGCCTGTTTTATTCCGTGAAGAAACGCGATTTTACAAAGAATTGCGACTCAATGAAAAATTTACAGTTGATTGCGAAATAATTTCGATGAGACGCAACGGAAAAATTTGGTCTATGCACCATCATTTTTATAACGTTAATAATGATCTAGCAGCGGAAATCACCGTTGAAGGTGCTTGGATGGATTTAGATAAAAGAAAGGTCGTGACGCCTCCTGCTGATTATATGGAGTTCATCAATAAATTTCCTCGAGGCAAAGAATTCGTTTGGCTTGATAACAGTCAAGATAATCGAGAAAGCTGA
- a CDS encoding DUF502 domain-containing protein, which yields MVDLFDTILEFFPHQLQPDNFLGFHIPGLGLIFAVIIVVITGMSITNILGNRLVEYWEYLLSRIPLVRSIYQAVKQVLTTVFSSSEESFRNVVLIEYPRKGLWSVAFQTGSGFHYADGMNGEEMMTVFIPTTPNPTSGFLLIVPRKDTVKVNLGVDEALKMVISLGVVMPHDIEKIND from the coding sequence ATGGTTGACTTATTCGACACCATCTTGGAATTTTTTCCTCATCAATTACAACCCGATAATTTCCTGGGATTTCATATACCCGGTTTAGGATTAATTTTTGCTGTGATTATTGTGGTGATTACGGGGATGTCGATAACGAATATTTTGGGTAATCGTCTGGTGGAGTACTGGGAATATCTTTTGTCTCGCATCCCTTTGGTTCGATCAATTTATCAGGCGGTAAAGCAAGTATTAACAACCGTTTTTTCTTCTTCAGAAGAATCATTTCGAAATGTGGTGTTAATAGAATATCCGAGAAAAGGACTGTGGAGCGTCGCCTTTCAAACAGGTTCTGGATTTCATTATGCGGATGGAATGAATGGTGAAGAAATGATGACGGTTTTCATTCCCACAACGCCCAACCCTACCTCAGGATTTCTATTGATTGTACCACGTAAAGATACCGTAAAAGTCAATTTAGGTGTTGATGAGGCACTGAAAATGGTTATATCCTTGGGCGTAGTAATGCCTCATGATATAGAGAAGATTAACGATTAA
- a CDS encoding proline--tRNA ligase, translating into MRTSQFLLVTQKETPADAEIVSHKLMLRTGMISKLASGIYTWLPLGLRVLKKVEAVVREEMNKIGASELLMPAIQPAELWTESGRWEQYGPDMLRINDRHKREFCFGPTHEEVITDIARNKIRSYKQLPLSFFQIQMKFRDEIRPRFGVMRSREFLMKDAYSFHLDAESLEKTYQTMFEAYTKIFTRLGLDFRPVLADTGSIGGNLSHEFQVLANTGEDLLAFSDESDYAANVERAEALAPNSTASKSNEPLTLIDTNSHYTVDQVCQFLDIKPQQLVKTLLVKGSETEIVALALRGDHELNAIKAAKHPKVASPLQFVKDDIIQKNLGCKAGCIGPVKLKIPLIVDRDAAVLGDFVCGANQDNKHYQNADWQRDVGEIEVADLRNVVPGDISPDGKGKLKFARGIEVGHIFQLGDKYSKAMNANVCDESGKARSMLMGCYGIGISRIVAAAIEQNHDEQGILWPEPLAPFQIAFIPVNLHKSDRLKKVCEKIYSELVAAGYDVLYDDRQERPGVLFADCDLIGIPHRLVLGDKGLDANIIEYKARNSSETKELPLDTYLDELKTQLSRLS; encoded by the coding sequence ATGCGCACCTCACAATTTTTACTAGTCACACAAAAAGAAACGCCGGCCGATGCGGAAATTGTCAGCCACAAGCTGATGCTTCGAACTGGAATGATTTCAAAACTGGCGTCGGGCATTTACACATGGCTACCGCTGGGTTTACGCGTACTCAAAAAGGTTGAGGCTGTGGTCCGCGAAGAAATGAATAAAATCGGAGCTAGTGAATTATTAATGCCCGCCATACAACCGGCTGAACTTTGGACTGAGTCAGGACGATGGGAACAATACGGTCCTGATATGTTGCGCATTAACGACCGACACAAACGAGAGTTTTGCTTTGGCCCTACTCATGAAGAAGTGATCACCGATATCGCTAGAAATAAAATTCGCAGCTATAAACAATTACCGCTTTCATTTTTTCAAATTCAAATGAAATTCCGCGATGAAATTCGTCCACGTTTTGGTGTGATGCGTTCGCGTGAATTCTTGATGAAAGATGCGTATTCTTTTCATCTTGATGCTGAATCGTTGGAAAAAACTTATCAGACAATGTTTGAAGCCTATACTAAAATTTTTACTCGATTAGGTTTAGATTTTCGCCCCGTTCTTGCAGACACTGGTAGCATTGGTGGTAATTTATCACATGAATTTCAAGTCTTGGCCAATACCGGCGAAGATTTACTGGCCTTCAGTGATGAGAGTGATTACGCGGCGAACGTAGAACGCGCTGAAGCATTGGCTCCAAACTCTACAGCCTCAAAATCAAATGAACCCCTAACATTAATTGATACCAATAGTCACTACACAGTAGATCAAGTGTGTCAATTTTTAGATATTAAACCTCAGCAATTAGTCAAAACATTGTTGGTCAAAGGTTCTGAAACTGAAATCGTTGCTCTTGCTTTGCGAGGTGATCACGAACTCAACGCTATTAAAGCGGCAAAACATCCCAAAGTGGCAAGTCCGTTGCAATTTGTCAAAGATGATATTATTCAAAAAAATCTAGGATGCAAAGCGGGTTGCATCGGCCCTGTGAAATTAAAGATTCCTTTAATTGTCGATCGTGATGCCGCAGTGCTCGGCGATTTTGTTTGTGGTGCAAACCAAGACAATAAACATTATCAAAATGCAGACTGGCAACGCGATGTGGGCGAGATTGAAGTTGCTGACTTACGAAATGTCGTACCGGGTGATATAAGCCCCGATGGCAAAGGCAAATTAAAATTCGCGCGCGGAATTGAGGTAGGCCATATTTTTCAACTCGGTGATAAGTACAGCAAAGCCATGAACGCCAATGTGTGCGATGAATCAGGAAAAGCACGATCCATGCTCATGGGTTGCTATGGCATTGGAATATCGCGCATTGTCGCTGCAGCGATAGAACAAAATCACGATGAACAGGGCATTCTGTGGCCAGAACCCTTAGCGCCGTTTCAAATCGCTTTTATCCCTGTTAATTTACACAAATCTGATCGACTCAAAAAAGTGTGCGAAAAAATTTACAGTGAATTAGTTGCTGCAGGCTACGATGTGCTTTACGACGATAGACAAGAAAGACCTGGTGTATTATTTGCTGATTGCGATCTTATCGGAATTCCTCATCGATTGGTTCTAGGCGATAAAGGACTCGATGCCAATATCATCGAATATAAAGCACGAAACAGTAGTGAGACGAAAGAATTACCGTTGGATACTTATCTTGATGAATTAAAAACTCAGCTTTCTCGATTATCTTGA
- a CDS encoding zinc ribbon domain-containing protein, which produces MPIYEYQCANCGQKTEVIQKISDEPLQHCEACGKDSLEKLISATHFQLKGSGWYKAPTTEKSAGAGTESASKSTAAESSAPSSSVEKPVPKSNKDK; this is translated from the coding sequence ATGCCAATATACGAGTATCAATGTGCCAATTGTGGCCAAAAAACCGAAGTTATTCAAAAAATTAGCGATGAACCATTGCAGCATTGTGAAGCTTGTGGCAAGGATTCGCTCGAAAAACTAATTTCAGCGACCCATTTTCAATTGAAAGGCAGTGGTTGGTATAAAGCGCCAACGACTGAAAAAAGTGCTGGTGCTGGTACTGAAAGTGCTTCAAAATCTACGGCTGCTGAATCAAGTGCTCCGTCGAGCAGTGTTGAGAAGCCAGTCCCAAAATCAAATAAGGATAAGTAG
- a CDS encoding L,D-transpeptidase family protein: protein MKMIKALSVLLLIVGIHSSVCAAVFPLGREGDDLIGNVSNTIVQEGDNFFTIAHRLDLGYMELIEANQGVNPDKPIPGTVIIIPSRYILPNTLRQGIIINLAEMRMYYFPKNSKEVWTFPVGIGRQGSQTPDGVMTVIEHMDHPTWHAPESVRAERAKEGIEIPKMVPPGPDNPLGEYALRLSMQTYLIHGTNDNTGVGRRSSSGCLRMYPEDIEKLYHAVKKGETVKVINAPYKIGRHDGDVYVEGHLPLQEVQGKYANLDKVLEKNLFEMGGTQIQQAVDMKKALRIASEQQGLPQRVSHLKEMTSLGNSIAQSLAEATTPDESKQHKSGAGKVNE from the coding sequence ATGAAAATGATCAAAGCATTATCAGTACTATTACTTATTGTAGGTATTCATTCGTCAGTTTGCGCGGCTGTTTTTCCTTTAGGCCGCGAGGGTGATGATCTTATTGGAAACGTGAGTAATACCATCGTTCAAGAAGGTGATAATTTTTTTACCATCGCTCATCGTCTTGATTTGGGCTATATGGAATTAATTGAAGCCAACCAAGGCGTGAATCCAGATAAACCCATTCCAGGCACTGTAATAATTATTCCGTCGCGCTATATTTTACCGAATACGCTGCGTCAAGGAATCATCATTAATTTAGCAGAAATGCGGATGTATTATTTTCCAAAAAATTCAAAAGAAGTGTGGACATTTCCTGTTGGAATCGGGCGACAAGGTTCTCAAACGCCCGATGGAGTTATGACGGTGATTGAACATATGGATCATCCAACATGGCACGCTCCAGAATCAGTGCGTGCTGAAAGAGCAAAAGAAGGCATTGAAATTCCTAAAATGGTTCCTCCAGGGCCCGACAATCCTTTAGGTGAATATGCACTACGATTATCAATGCAAACTTATTTAATTCATGGCACCAACGATAATACCGGGGTAGGGCGTCGGAGTAGTTCGGGATGTTTGAGAATGTATCCAGAAGATATCGAGAAATTATATCATGCAGTAAAAAAAGGGGAGACTGTTAAAGTTATTAATGCTCCTTATAAAATTGGACGACACGATGGAGATGTTTATGTTGAAGGCCATCTGCCATTGCAAGAAGTGCAAGGAAAATACGCTAATCTTGATAAAGTCCTAGAGAAAAATTTGTTTGAAATGGGCGGTACTCAAATTCAACAAGCTGTGGATATGAAAAAAGCGCTGAGAATTGCCTCTGAGCAGCAGGGACTACCGCAGCGTGTATCACATTTGAAAGAGATGACTAGTCTAGGAAATTCTATCGCACAAAGTTTGGCGGAAGCTACTACTCCGGATGAAAGCAAACAGCACAAAAGCGGTGCAGGAAAAGTCAATGAGTGA
- the wrbA gene encoding NAD(P)H:quinone oxidoreductase, translating to MATVLILYYSRNGSTAQMAHHIARGVEMVDNVEALIRTVPSVSPTIEATEPSVPDQGAPYATLDELAQCDGLALGSPARFGNMAAPLKYFLEQTTALWFSGKLSGKPAATFTSSSSMHGGQETTLLNMMLPLMHQGMLMVGLPYSEPDLNTTQSGGTPYGASHVAGIDSNFPLNEEEARLCRALGKRLAEITLKLTPNHAC from the coding sequence ATGGCAACAGTGTTAATTTTATATTACAGCCGCAATGGCTCAACAGCACAAATGGCTCATCATATCGCTCGTGGCGTCGAAATGGTCGACAACGTTGAAGCCCTCATCAGAACTGTACCCAGTGTTTCCCCAACTATTGAAGCCACTGAACCCTCAGTGCCTGACCAAGGCGCGCCCTACGCCACACTGGATGAACTCGCGCAATGTGATGGATTAGCCTTAGGCAGCCCCGCTCGTTTCGGTAACATGGCTGCTCCGTTAAAATATTTTTTGGAACAAACTACAGCGCTCTGGTTTTCAGGAAAATTATCCGGCAAACCGGCTGCAACATTCACATCAAGCTCCTCAATGCATGGCGGGCAAGAAACAACGCTTCTCAATATGATGTTACCGCTCATGCATCAGGGCATGCTCATGGTTGGCCTTCCTTACTCAGAACCCGACTTAAATACCACTCAAAGCGGCGGTACACCTTATGGCGCCAGTCATGTTGCTGGGATTGATAGCAATTTTCCTCTCAACGAAGAAGAAGCACGGCTTTGTAGAGCATTAGGAAAAAGATTGGCGGAAATCACCCTGAAATTGACCCCCAACCATGCTTGTTAA
- a CDS encoding DUF2235 domain-containing protein codes for MSTLTFFLHGTRYHEEGRIKTVISALSEQCSSGGYVVNGPGGKARSGMAPTIPGTYKIDRVTGKKVPQRTVVPQKVTELAAAATGWGVEQNLVEMLMHVEKQHPLPDTINMVGFSRGADACLRFANLMYQFYPQIKINIIAIEPVPGPGRQGAETAQIIPPNVKHYVSTIALHENRAVFRPQDYSTLKPQDFESTQVECLPMPGHHGIHSRLSDKNPGTDDATELVQDIAIDRLKEWGTTFREDPQYPMKIVKEKRSEYEPRTDTDPVGLLRKYSTMICLLDNYGPFSKVRYAARHREDYTPILSHCFMNQQHLKLFAQQFPVTFQYMCDPDDKRKKENSNTELSEHPSVKDWLEKTFEAHPEKKSQVFFNPSKDRLDGNYLRVVMAIHAFRQNPLIGSEEKIAAKKLLQDCKNILNRSFVNKEDEIKGKVDAFILKYPNSKLTTQLKVRFEAKEPSLQERMIHELKAARNQSLLQRIIEGIESIVSSKREKYYTTVRSSLTDAINKISADPPKTQQEIVTILRETYKAIHDERLESGISKESRSEDILGKMITHAIRAPTPKSEPKASPEQVSEPRTSQQKK; via the coding sequence GTGAGTACTTTAACATTCTTTCTACATGGAACACGGTATCATGAAGAAGGTCGAATCAAAACCGTGATATCTGCGCTTTCCGAGCAATGCTCGTCCGGAGGGTACGTCGTTAACGGTCCTGGGGGCAAAGCCCGCTCTGGAATGGCACCGACGATACCTGGCACCTACAAAATTGATCGAGTGACAGGCAAAAAAGTCCCTCAAAGGACAGTTGTTCCGCAAAAAGTGACTGAATTAGCCGCCGCCGCAACAGGTTGGGGCGTCGAACAGAATCTCGTTGAAATGCTGATGCATGTCGAAAAACAACATCCACTCCCAGACACCATTAACATGGTCGGATTTAGTCGTGGAGCCGATGCGTGTTTACGATTTGCCAATTTGATGTATCAATTTTATCCTCAAATAAAAATTAATATTATTGCCATCGAACCTGTTCCTGGCCCAGGAAGACAAGGCGCAGAAACGGCACAAATTATTCCGCCTAATGTGAAACATTATGTTTCTACCATTGCGCTTCATGAAAATCGCGCTGTCTTTAGACCCCAAGATTATAGTACGTTAAAACCTCAAGACTTCGAAAGCACTCAAGTGGAATGTTTGCCAATGCCAGGACACCATGGCATTCACAGTCGATTATCAGATAAAAACCCTGGGACAGATGATGCAACCGAATTAGTACAGGATATAGCTATCGATCGTCTTAAAGAATGGGGCACAACATTTAGAGAAGATCCACAATATCCGATGAAAATTGTTAAAGAAAAGCGTTCTGAATATGAGCCAAGAACCGATACCGATCCTGTAGGATTATTACGAAAATATTCAACCATGATTTGCCTCCTGGATAATTACGGCCCATTTTCAAAAGTTCGCTATGCAGCTCGTCATCGCGAAGATTATACCCCCATTCTCTCTCACTGTTTTATGAACCAGCAACATTTAAAATTATTTGCACAACAGTTTCCTGTTACATTTCAATATATGTGTGATCCTGATGATAAGAGAAAAAAAGAAAATTCAAACACTGAATTAAGTGAACATCCGAGCGTTAAAGATTGGTTAGAAAAAACGTTTGAAGCACATCCTGAAAAAAAGTCTCAAGTTTTCTTTAATCCATCAAAAGATCGTCTCGATGGTAACTACCTTCGAGTGGTAATGGCCATCCATGCATTTAGACAAAATCCACTAATCGGCAGCGAGGAAAAAATAGCTGCTAAAAAACTGCTTCAAGATTGTAAAAATATATTAAACCGATCGTTTGTTAATAAAGAAGATGAGATCAAAGGTAAAGTTGATGCATTCATATTGAAATACCCGAATAGTAAATTAACCACTCAACTCAAAGTTCGATTTGAAGCAAAAGAACCGTCTTTACAAGAAAGAATGATTCATGAATTAAAAGCGGCTCGCAATCAAAGTTTATTACAAAGAATTATTGAGGGTATTGAAAGTATAGTATCCTCAAAAAGAGAAAAATATTACACTACGGTAAGGAGTTCACTAACCGATGCGATAAACAAAATATCAGCTGATCCACCAAAAACGCAGCAAGAAATCGTTACAATATTACGAGAAACGTATAAAGCCATACACGATGAAAGACTAGAGTCTGGAATTTCCAAAGAATCAAGGTCTGAAGACATTCTTGGTAAGATGATCACCCATGCTATACGCGCCCCAACTCCCAAGAGCGAACCTAAGGCGTCACCTGAACAGGTATCCGAACCTCGCACTAGCCAACAAAAGAAATAA
- a CDS encoding YihY family inner membrane protein: MIIFSSVNTLYRYIDRMIWKFVNDACFTRAAALAYTTLLALVPLMTVSLALLSAFPVFQDGAQKIQDFVFSNFVAGSADIIQQHLQSFVDSARHLSPTGLFFLVVTAIMMIFNMESDLNAIWRVKQRRHGVSAFLIYWGVLTLLPISVGVGIAVSTNLAALPLVVEMGEFLDIKTMLLRCLPNLITWMSFTILYVTLPNCVVKIRHAIWGGLVAMILFSWAKFGFSWYLINFPSYELLYGALATIPIFLLWLYMTWLIILFGAVVAYVIANGNETEI; encoded by the coding sequence ATGATAATTTTTTCATCGGTGAATACACTATATCGGTATATTGACCGAATGATATGGAAATTTGTAAATGATGCCTGTTTTACACGGGCAGCAGCGTTAGCCTATACGACCTTATTGGCCTTAGTGCCCCTGATGACGGTGAGTTTAGCGTTATTATCGGCATTTCCAGTGTTTCAAGACGGCGCACAAAAGATTCAGGATTTTGTGTTTTCAAATTTTGTTGCTGGTTCAGCTGATATTATTCAACAACATCTTCAGAGCTTTGTAGATTCTGCACGACATTTGTCTCCCACCGGTTTATTTTTTTTGGTTGTTACAGCCATTATGATGATATTCAATATGGAGTCGGATTTAAATGCCATTTGGCGAGTAAAGCAGCGACGTCATGGTGTTTCAGCATTTTTAATTTATTGGGGAGTGTTGACTTTGCTGCCTATTTCAGTGGGTGTTGGAATAGCAGTGAGTACAAATTTAGCAGCATTACCTCTAGTTGTTGAAATGGGTGAGTTTCTCGACATAAAAACGATGCTCTTGCGATGTCTGCCCAATTTGATAACATGGATGTCATTCACAATATTGTATGTCACATTGCCAAATTGTGTAGTAAAAATAAGACATGCTATTTGGGGTGGTTTAGTCGCTATGATATTATTTAGTTGGGCTAAATTTGGATTTAGTTGGTATTTAATTAATTTTCCATCCTACGAATTACTTTATGGTGCATTGGCAACGATACCAATATTTTTATTGTGGTTGTATATGACCTGGTTAATTATTTTATTTGGTGCGGTTGTCGCTTATGTTATCGCTAATGGAAATGAAACGGAAATTTAA
- the aspS gene encoding aspartate--tRNA ligase, translating into MRTHYCGQVTESLISQRVELCGWVHRRRDHGGVIFVDLRDREGRVQIVFDPENVATFAVGESLRNEFVIKIVGVVRHRPEGTVNPDLFTGAVEVLVQEVELLNRADPVPFRIDEHQEVSEDVRLRYRYIDLRRPEMAQRIAFRAKVTRTMRHYLEEHGFYDVETPILTKSTPEGARDYLVPSRVHPGEFYALPQSPQIFKQLLMVAGIDRYYQLARCFRDEDLRADRQPEFTQLDLEMSFIQEKDIQQIVEGLTRKLFAELLDVTLPEPFPHMTYAEAMQRFGVDKPDLRNPLELVDIGDLVQDVEFKVFSDAAKDQRCRVAALPVPSGDKLSRKMIDDYGTFVAIYGAKGLAYIKVNDRSAGKEGLQSPILKFLPDDVVENILVRCNAKTGDVIFFGADTIKVVNEALGALRLKVGEDLGIVEGGWRPLWVVDFPMFERESLTGRWQSTHHPFTAPSIDDPEELLKDPAQALSRAYDLVLNGSEIGGGSIRINNIALQNTVFKLLGFTEEQAHAQFGHLITGLRMGAPPHGGFAFGLDRVVMMMTGATSIRDVIAFPKTQSAQCPLTQAPSEVDTQQLVDLGIRINKPIPQKTE; encoded by the coding sequence ATGCGTACTCATTATTGTGGTCAAGTCACAGAATCTTTAATTAGTCAGCGCGTTGAATTATGTGGTTGGGTTCACCGACGACGTGATCACGGTGGTGTGATATTCGTTGATCTTCGTGATCGCGAAGGACGCGTTCAGATTGTTTTTGATCCCGAAAATGTGGCTACTTTTGCAGTAGGGGAAAGTTTAAGAAATGAATTTGTGATTAAAATTGTTGGTGTGGTTCGACATCGCCCTGAAGGAACAGTGAATCCTGATTTATTTACCGGTGCTGTTGAAGTTTTAGTACAAGAAGTAGAATTATTAAATCGTGCGGATCCCGTTCCTTTTCGAATTGATGAACATCAAGAAGTGAGCGAAGATGTACGATTGCGTTATCGTTATATCGATTTGCGTCGGCCTGAAATGGCTCAACGAATTGCTTTTCGTGCGAAAGTCACGCGTACAATGCGGCATTATTTAGAAGAACACGGATTTTACGACGTAGAAACACCTATACTAACGAAATCAACTCCAGAAGGAGCGCGTGATTATTTAGTGCCTTCTCGTGTTCATCCAGGTGAATTTTATGCCTTACCTCAATCACCACAAATTTTTAAACAATTATTAATGGTCGCGGGTATAGATCGATATTATCAATTGGCACGATGTTTTCGTGACGAAGATTTACGCGCCGATCGTCAACCTGAATTCACTCAGCTCGACTTAGAGATGTCATTTATTCAAGAAAAAGATATTCAACAGATTGTCGAAGGTTTGACGCGAAAACTATTTGCAGAGTTATTGGATGTAACCTTGCCTGAACCTTTTCCACACATGACGTATGCTGAAGCCATGCAACGATTTGGTGTGGATAAACCCGATTTACGAAATCCTCTCGAATTAGTGGATATCGGCGATTTAGTTCAAGATGTCGAATTTAAAGTATTTTCAGATGCTGCAAAAGATCAGCGATGTCGAGTGGCAGCGTTACCAGTGCCGAGTGGAGATAAACTCAGTCGAAAAATGATTGATGATTACGGAACATTTGTCGCCATTTATGGCGCTAAAGGTTTAGCGTATATTAAAGTGAATGATCGAAGCGCTGGAAAAGAAGGCTTGCAATCCCCTATTTTGAAATTTTTACCTGATGATGTTGTAGAAAATATTTTAGTGCGATGCAATGCAAAAACAGGTGATGTTATTTTCTTTGGTGCGGATACAATTAAAGTTGTTAATGAGGCTTTAGGTGCGTTGCGATTAAAAGTGGGCGAAGATTTGGGCATTGTTGAAGGTGGATGGCGACCATTGTGGGTTGTAGATTTCCCCATGTTTGAGCGAGAAAGTTTAACGGGACGTTGGCAATCAACGCATCATCCTTTTACGGCGCCTTCAATCGACGATCCAGAAGAATTATTAAAAGATCCCGCGCAAGCTTTATCACGCGCATACGATTTAGTGTTGAATGGATCTGAAATAGGTGGTGGATCTATTCGTATTAATAATATTGCGCTACAAAATACAGTCTTTAAATTGCTCGGTTTTACTGAAGAACAAGCGCATGCGCAATTTGGGCATTTAATTACAGGATTGCGGATGGGTGCGCCTCCTCATGGCGGATTTGCATTTGGATTAGATCGTGTTGTCATGATGATGACAGGTGCGACATCGATTCGTGATGTGATTGCATTTCCAAAAACACAATCAGCGCAATGTCCATTGACTCAAGCACCAAGTGAGGTAGACACGCAGCAGTTAGTTGATTTGGGCATACGAATCAATAAACCAATTCCGCAAAAAACAGAGTAG
- the hemH gene encoding ferrochelatase, protein MNKPIHPVQPDSQFGVLLVNLGTPAEPTTLAIARYLREFLSDPRVIDVNPFLWWFILNGIIIPLRSKRVACNYRKIWLSEGSPLLVNSLRQKEKLQALINQQGVNSPIIELGMTYGQPSIASGMQRLREQGVRKILILPLFPQYSATTTAAVFDAVSREMAKLSWMPELRFVNHYADEPLYIEALVNSIQRHWAQHQRGDILLISFHGLPERYFQKGDPYYCYCHKTARLIAEKLGLSDEQWRLVFQSRFGREPWLQPYCDKTLQELPLTGKKNVDIICPGFSADCLETLEEISMTNQEIFTKAGGENYKYIPALNDQPLHIQAFLELINKHGWGSISG, encoded by the coding sequence ATGAACAAACCTATTCATCCCGTTCAGCCTGATTCGCAGTTTGGGGTATTGCTAGTGAACTTAGGAACGCCCGCAGAGCCAACAACGCTGGCTATTGCACGTTATTTACGCGAATTTTTGTCAGATCCGCGCGTGATAGATGTCAATCCTTTTTTGTGGTGGTTTATTTTGAATGGGATCATTATACCCCTACGAAGTAAGAGGGTTGCGTGTAATTATCGCAAAATTTGGTTATCGGAAGGATCCCCTTTGTTGGTGAACAGCCTGCGACAAAAAGAAAAATTGCAAGCGTTAATAAATCAGCAGGGTGTTAACTCACCCATTATAGAATTAGGAATGACTTACGGGCAGCCTTCGATAGCGAGTGGAATGCAGAGGCTTCGAGAACAAGGCGTTCGTAAAATTCTAATTTTGCCTTTATTTCCTCAATATTCAGCGACGACGACTGCTGCAGTTTTTGATGCAGTGAGTCGTGAAATGGCAAAGTTGTCTTGGATGCCAGAATTGCGTTTTGTGAATCATTACGCAGATGAGCCACTCTACATTGAGGCTTTAGTTAACAGTATTCAAAGACATTGGGCTCAGCATCAACGCGGTGATATTTTGTTAATTTCTTTTCATGGATTGCCTGAGCGCTATTTTCAAAAAGGTGATCCTTATTATTGTTATTGCCATAAAACGGCACGTTTGATTGCAGAAAAATTAGGGCTATCGGATGAACAATGGCGATTAGTATTTCAATCGCGTTTTGGACGAGAGCCTTGGTTGCAACCGTATTGTGATAAAACTTTGCAAGAGTTGCCACTAACAGGTAAAAAAAATGTTGATATAATATGTCCCGGATTTTCAGCGGATTGTTTAGAGACCTTGGAAGAAATTAGTATGACAAACCAAGAAATTTTTACAAAAGCAGGGGGTGAAAATTATAAGTATATTCCGGCGTTAAATGATCAGCCGTTACATATACAAGCATTCTTGGAATTAATTAACAAGCATGGTTGGGGGTCAATTTCAGGGTGA
- a CDS encoding helix-turn-helix transcriptional regulator, whose translation MVGKSVECFAKRASVEKVLATDKEVLHTKMMRVTEETGDISNSVSIQALSFKFPWYYEDTVIGIFGCSIKMNGLGVGELAYAFSQLITTGLLGSAHSLPMTMSSNYQLQLAQLTEREKQVLSLLVRGKTAKEIGNRLGISRRTVEHHIESLKFKTNSKFKSDLIDKFID comes from the coding sequence ATGGTTGGAAAATCTGTGGAATGTTTTGCAAAGCGAGCTTCAGTTGAAAAAGTGTTGGCCACTGACAAAGAAGTCTTGCACACGAAAATGATGAGAGTAACAGAAGAGACGGGTGATATTTCAAATTCTGTCAGTATACAAGCATTATCCTTTAAATTTCCTTGGTATTATGAAGATACAGTTATTGGAATTTTTGGTTGTTCAATTAAAATGAACGGTCTTGGGGTTGGTGAATTAGCGTATGCTTTTTCTCAATTGATAACGACGGGGTTGTTAGGTTCTGCTCATTCGTTACCCATGACGATGTCATCAAATTATCAATTACAATTAGCGCAATTAACGGAACGAGAGAAACAAGTTTTATCGTTGTTGGTGCGTGGAAAAACGGCAAAAGAAATTGGAAATCGTTTAGGAATTTCACGACGCACGGTTGAGCATCATATTGAGTCATTAAAATTTAAAACCAATAGTAAATTTAAGTCCGATTTGATTGATAAATTTATAGATTAA